A region of Phosphitispora fastidiosa DNA encodes the following proteins:
- a CDS encoding CGGC domain-containing protein has product MEWTKEALTELEQVPRFVRHMAKKAVEKAAKEEGIDSVTPEIVLKTKEKYFSLVGKEKEGGSRTTKLAVVRCHTVAEVCPGVGCLKAFTHRKLNFSEYGPDTEIIGFFTCGGCSGRRVSRLVEKLLDHGLDVVHLSSCMCMDDDDYPRCPFKTQIKKAIEAKGVKVVEGTHH; this is encoded by the coding sequence ATGGAATGGACCAAAGAGGCATTGACGGAGCTTGAACAAGTGCCGCGGTTTGTCAGACACATGGCCAAAAAGGCAGTAGAAAAAGCAGCTAAGGAAGAGGGAATTGACAGCGTAACCCCCGAAATTGTCCTGAAAACCAAAGAGAAGTATTTTTCTCTCGTGGGTAAGGAAAAGGAGGGGGGCAGCCGAACTACTAAATTAGCTGTAGTCAGGTGTCATACTGTTGCTGAAGTATGTCCCGGAGTTGGCTGTCTCAAAGCCTTCACACACCGCAAACTAAATTTCAGCGAATACGGCCCTGACACCGAAATAATTGGCTTCTTTACCTGTGGCGGATGTTCCGGCAGGAGGGTGTCACGGCTGGTTGAAAAGCTGCTGGACCACGGACTTGATGTTGTTCACCTAAGTTCCTGCATGTGTATGGATGATGATGACTATCCCAGGTGTCCTTTTAAAACCCAGATCAAGAAGGCCATTGAGGCCAAGGGGGTTAAGGTGGTTGAAGGTACACATCACTAA
- a CDS encoding class I SAM-dependent methyltransferase, with translation MINANNSENLFSGFASDYDRMIDWEKRLTREAPFFKRLFAERVSGKVLDTACATGRHALMFGSWGLQVAASDASSEMIDRARANALNSGYDYGNGIPGS, from the coding sequence ATGATAAATGCCAATAACAGCGAAAACCTGTTTTCCGGTTTCGCTTCGGATTATGACCGGATGATTGATTGGGAAAAAAGGCTGACACGGGAAGCCCCTTTTTTTAAAAGACTTTTTGCGGAAAGGGTGTCGGGAAAGGTCCTGGATACAGCATGTGCAACAGGACGCCATGCATTAATGTTTGGTTCCTGGGGCCTACAGGTGGCAGCTTCTGATGCCAGCTCAGAGATGATAGACAGGGCCAGGGCAAATGCCCTGAATTCAGGATATGATTATGGAAACGGCATTCCGGGCAGTTAA